The stretch of DNA TGACTCTAAAATCTCAAAAAATGGAGtaacttaaatataaatatttaactcTTTTACTCACAAAAATGCGTAGACGTtttaagattcattcattcattcattcattatctgtaagtgcttatgcagttcaaggtcacggtggatccggagcctacccagaatcactgggtgcaaggcaaaaCTTTATAGACAAACATTATTATGATTTGGAAATGCTCAGGTAggtataaattaataaatgctttACTGAAGTAGATTTACTtctctaaatgtaactaaaaataatcttcatatttaaataaaatgaaaaattcagGGTCTTATTCTTTGGTCTGTTAACAAAAGACAAATGACTGTGGTAATTTATGACAAACAAAAAGATAAGATCATTTGTTTTGCCTCAGCCAAGGAATGTATTCAATGTATATAATTTGTTTATgagtgaacaaaaaaaaaaaactaaaattcaGCCCTTTTAATACAACAACTTACATGGGCCTAGGTCTGATCCTCAATtcggtcactgtctgtgtggagttcagtgtgttcttACTGCATCTGCTACAAAGCCAATGGGTTTGCACTATTATGCTTTTAATGGCATTTTCAAACCTGTGTATAATGTTACGGTTGCATCCGGAAGGACATCTGATGTAAAAATTGCAACCAAATTGTATGTGTCAGTCATCAAAGTGACGGTGGGTGACCTGTACAGCAACATCTTGTGGTACCAGTCAAATGTGTCACAGAGAAATTTTAATGAGACCACTTGTGCCTTCATCAGAGATATTAATTAAATGACATGCTAACATTTTTCATATAATTATATGTCCACCTGCAAAGCTGATAACTAATGTGTAAGAATTGTGGCACACAAAAATGTGGCAGTACACAGTGTTGTTAATATTGGAAAGCATTCAGTTCTGCATAAAGTCTCATCTGGAAAGACTGTCATTCTCTAATTAACCCAAGGCAATGTGATTTTTGAGTTATGTAATATTATACATTTGTTGTCGTCACAAGGTCACACATTTGTAAAGAAATAATTTTCATCCTGAGTCATGTAAAAAGATTTGTCTTATGATTCTACAATGAAATATTGTACTATCCAAGCTACCATTGTCTTTATTTTACAGAAACGTTTGGACTCTAACATCAAAGAGATTCATTTTATTGTAGTTTCTTAAAATTAAAGGTCCTTAGTTTTAGAAGAAATCCTAAACTGGCATAAATTCTTAGTTTAGGTggactttaaatatatatatttcactttaaaatcTCATTTACTTTAAAGAACCATCTACTGAAAagtttattagaaaaaaaaagtggttgTTTTAAGTCAATTCTCTGTTTAAAGTGTGAAAACTATAGCATAAACCAGacttgtaatatttcattaaattccCCTTTCATTCCCTGATTATTTAGAAATGCATTAAACTGATAACAATTCCAAACAAATACAATTTCCTGTTTATCATCAGCAAAGTCAAATGTTGGGATATCATTCAAATGTACCTCCACTTTTCCAGGCGTCCATAcagactcatacacacacacacacaaataccacCACACACATTCGCCAACACACCAAATAAATTGTGCCCCTTAGTGCAAACAACAAGCAAGGCATCAATGAAGGCTTCAGCTTCTAAGTACTATAGCTTCACTAGGCTTCCATTCCTCTCCATTGTCCAATGTACTGAGAGCAATTAATACAATATTCAAACCCTTGTCTGCCTTTCACAGTACGGGGCAGTAGTACACTCTGTACACCGACGCCAAGTGCTGATCTCCTCATGGTCTTTGAGATGTctggtctctttctcttttccttcaTTTTCATCTGTTTTCACTCTTTTATCTCTACTTACTGCAGTAGTTTCGGTAATGCAACCTTTGTGgggaaaaggaaaaacaaaacacaatgtcATTGATGCAAAGCTTTACCTCACATCTGCAAAAATCTATATTGAGATGTTTGTTTAAGCTAAAATGGAAGTCACCTGTACATAGTGTGAAGGTTCAAGGAAGATACTGGTTCCCCAAAGTTATGTTAATGTTCTCTCATTAGCTTTAATGACCcattagccacattagcattataTGGGTTCTTTTAGGCTTTAAATACCATTGCTCTCCAAAGACAATCACAAATCTGATTTGTCAAATTgtaatatacattcattcaaacacagtccttcacattgtgaatggaccaatagacatgctccttaaTTACTCAGGATGATTTCCTTTTCATTGATTTCCTTTGACAGTTTAGAAGATCTTTTCTCTTCTattataaagttactattttgagaaacatgtttttctttggtgtaGATGTTTACTATTTTTACATCTATAACATCTGAGCAGAGCAGGAGGAGTATTAAGAGTTTTGGATGGATTGGTTTTACTTCCAAAGCAAGAATGAAACCCTAGCCATGTGGGTGTCATCAGTGTTGACCATGCTGTACTAGTGAAATGGTAGGATATATACTTCCTTGCCTTTTTGAGCTGTTTCTTGTTGGCATCCCTTATAGAAGCCAGAAGCTGGTCCCTAGAATTTAAACTTGAACCTCTGCCTCTGCTTTTGTCTTCAAGCTTTCTCTTAGACACGGGTGTCAGGGAGTTCTTCAGGAAGTCACCATCCAAAtttgggggtggtggtggtggtggcggtAAGCACCCaggtggtgggggtggaggCACTGAACCAACAATCCCCTTCCTGGGAGTGAGCTTTGGGGATGGTACAGGAGATGGAGTGGGAGATGGCTTTGGTGAGCTCCTTGGAGAACTTTTGCTGAAGCCAGGCTTTGGGACCTCGAGCGAGTCTTTCTTGTCTCGATTTCCTTGGGCTTGAGCCTGCTTCTGCTCTTGCAGCCGCTTCTGCCGCTGTCGGTCCATGTTGCGGCTGAGAATGTTGGTCATGGTCATACGTGGTCCAGCTAACTCAAAGTGGTAGCCCAGTTTTAGCAGGGTTGTGTTCTCTTTCAAAATCTTTGTCATTTCCATCTCTGTCTTGCCTCCACATATGTGCCGCTGATTGTGGAAACGGAGTTCTGTGAGGGTGGAGTTGTGCTGGAGGGCTTGGATCAGTGCCATGATGCCTTTGCTGGTGAGAAGGTTTGAATCCAGGTTGATGCTAGTGATGGATTTGTTGTTGCGTAAGGTTTCTGCTATAGCGAAAGCCACATGGTCATCTGCTCTGCAGTTAGCAAGGGCAAAGGTCTTAATCTGAGTGTTATTTTTAAGAGCTTCAGCAAACTGAATGAGGGTTTTGACTTTGATGACCTCAGAGTTGTTGACGTTGATTTCACTCATGCCAGGATCATTCCGACGAACCTTTTCCAGGTCTTCAGCAAACATGCTAGCAGATTCCTCATCGTCCTCCTCTTCTTTGCTCTtcattttcacatttgtttCTGCAACACAGTTTCCAGCTTCCTCAGTGGGCTCAGGAACTTCATTTTGCCTTTTAGCCTCCTTTTTTTCCTTGTCGACAGAACTTGTCTTTAGCTCCTCGTATGCATTAAGCAATTCTTTacctttcctctctttctctttctctttattggTAATTTCAGTGTCTTTTCGAACATCCTTTTCTGCTGACTCTTTATCATTTTCACTGGACTTCACAAACTCTGGCTGTTTGTttatcttctctttctctcctttctctcctttccttcTTTCATTGCTTTTGCTTTCTGCAacctgattttgtttttcttctaaCTTGCCAAAAATGCCTTTTTTCTTACTCTCTTCCCTTTTCCTcacttcttctcttctctcttgttCCTTCCTGTCCTCCTTCTCTTGCAATTTGGAGATGAGGTTTTTCATCTTGCCATCCACCGATTCCTTCTTCCTGCTCTCCTCTCTTCTATCTTTCTCTTTAGTATCCTCCTTTCTTTCTTGAAGCTTTGATATCAACTCTTTCGTCTTGCTGCTGCCTTCTTTTGTGTCTCGTCTCTCTTTGAGTTTACAATCGTTGTTCATTTCTATCTCTTTAACCTCAGTTTTATTTGTGCTCTGTTCCTCCCTTCTGAATTGTCCCGCTCTGATATACTGGGATTCCTCTGAGGGCCTTGTGGTCATActgtctcttttcttttcttgcaTACAAGGTACACTGGGTGTGGAAACACTTGTTTGTCTCTGAAGTCCTCTGTCCCTGGTGTCAGTCCTGGGGTCATTCTTCTCCTGACTCAGTCCCATTTTCCTCAGATACTCCTGTTTCCGGCTTTCCCTTCTGTGTTCGCCCTGAAAGAGAACATAACAGCAGGCAATATTACAGATATGCAGCTGATCTTTGAGTGGAACTCTGTGGTCTATCAGGAAAAGTCCTAATAACTTTTGAGCTTTTCGTACTGGCCTAAATCATGCTCAAAATAAAacctccacacactgttattctCTGTGCTTAAACAGCCCTATACGCCGTTAATTACCTAACGTTACTTCATGTTTACATTATGCATGGCCTGCTATTTACAGAGAAGACATAAATCTACACAGTGGCTGAGTGTTTGATTTGTGAGCCACAGTGTTTGGCTGTGCAAAGCCTCCAGCCTTGGCAGACATATCCTTAAAAGGCAGTGCGCAAAGGAGTAATCAACCAAGAAATCCCATCAGGCCTGGCCTTCACAACCAGCACATACTTGAAAGACTTCACATATCCCATAAAGTTTATTCCACCATCTGCTGTAAATTCAGCTTGTTCTCTGTCAGAATTATTTGTGAATTTCTTATTAAAGATCACATGCATCAGTTTGGAAAAAGCGTACATAGTGTCTTTACAAAGTCAACACACAAAAGTGACCAAAATGAAGAACAAACCAAGCTGTGTTTCCCTTAAATGACTTAGGAATAGTACATGAAGGTGCACCGTCTTCAAACGTTTACATGACACTTGAAAAGACGGTTGTTTTCAAGAGGTTAGTAGTTGTTTAGAGGTTGTAGTTATTGAACATTGATATTATTTTCATACCTCAGTTGACAGGTTCCTTTGAAGACGCGCAGTGGTCTCATCATCACGACTGCTCAAACTGGACTCCTTTCTTTTAGCCGTGCCTTGTTTTAAGTCCGTTTGGTCCACGATAATTATTTCGCTCGGATCGGGGTCTGGTACAGTGGAAACCTCCTTCTGCAGCTCCTCCATCTCTTCAGGTGACAGGTTTGACAGCAGGTTGTCAAGATCCGGGTCCTCGCTTACCTGCCGCCCAGTTCGTGTCAGTCCTCTTACCTTTCTCCTGGACATGACTGCACACCTGTGTACAAGATGAACTAACAAAaacaactgtgtgtgtatgacagtGGTTATTTCAGTCCCTTGTATACTCCCATAAAGCAAAAGTGAGATGTTTAAGAGAGGCTGTAAAGTCCGTTCAGAGGTGCACTACCAGCGGCTTCATGACTGCTCTGGTCTGCTTGGACATTCCTTGAAATCCATCGCAACTACAAGCCCATATTTAGCCGGTGGTGCAAACTCCTTTAAAGGCAATAGGGGCTGTGGTTTACTAAATCTCCAAAGTATCCTAGATACTAACTTCCTATTGGTTATGCTGATGTCTGAATATATCCCTTATGTACACTCTTCATGTTAATTCTATAGATTTTTACAGTGTTACAACCACCCCAATACAGtttaaaacacttcaaatctCTGTAAACATCAGTCATATCTCATTGTTATTCAGAACAGATCAGCAGACTAATAGTTAttgaaatgataataaaattaCTGCTCAGACCTTTTCAGAAACAGATGCAGATATATTAGCAAAACACTAATAAGGAATTTCTCACATGCCATACGTTGCTTGACTGATCATACGACTAAACTGggttctgtgtatgtgtgtgtgtgtctggactgACTGGACAGAGCTATTTGAACTGTTGTATCTTCACCAAAGAGAAGTGAGAGATCTTGTTGAATCTGGAGGCAACAGGAATCCTGTGCCCTGAACAATGTCCAATAACTCTCAGGTATTTGTCTAACTCTGAGCTTCTTCACTGACCTAGTCTTATACATTCTTGTACACAACAAAATTAAGGAGGCATGTAAGTACAAGACCATTTTATTGTAAAAAGTGAATTATACAATATAGTACTTCCAGTTAATATTTAGATTACAACTCTTTTATAATGCGTAGGGTTTAATTTCTAACTCAAGTTTTGCATTCTGTCGTGAAAACATTATGTTATGTAAAAAGTACACAGTTTTTTTCTATTGTAGCTATATAGAATCAGTTTTCACTTCACATTCCAACGggataaataaacattaacttAACAATTagacaaaaaaacactgttgaCATTGTGCCATGTAATATTTGCATTTAagtgtaattaatttaaaatctcaaacccacacaaataAATCCCATTGTTATACACTGTTTGACAGAAGCTAAATCCAATGGAACACTACAAATGAGCTCCAGTTTAGTTGGTATTTATGGCATTAATGTGTGGAGGTAGAAACCTTTACTTAAACCACAGCTGAtataaatgctttttaaaatatttctggtGAAGTTTCCGCTTTCCGCAAACTCTCAGTGATCTCAGTAAACACTTCCTCCAATATATTACTATGTTTTTACTAGAAATCGTATCCCCAGCCTCTATCTATCGTTTTATAATGGACAATGGAAAGTTGTATTTATCGTAAGATGAACTCACTGGTCACGTTATTATTTACACCAACACTACATGGCCAAATGTATTTGgacaccatttatttatttaaattcaggTGTTTCAGGCTGCTATTAGCTTTAAAAAACCAAGCACAAAGCCATACAACCTTCACAGACAACATTTCTGAAGAATGCTAAAGCTCAGAGACTATACTGTGGCACTGCCATAGACGGCTGCTTTTGCCACAAGTCAGTTTTTCACAGTTCCTAGTTGATGGTTCTAGAATGGAAGGTCCAATGGCTGTATGTTAGATGGCTGTATTGGTCAAATCCACACACCATTTGCCATCAATTGTAGTTCCTATTTAAACTTATGGTCTAGTCTGAGCTTTAAAAAAACTGCTATATGTGATTCAGGGTATACAATGTGTGCCCACACATCCACAAACGAATCTAACTGTCGAGTGGACCTGTTAAAATGGACctgttaaatgtgtaaaaacaagATTGTGCCTTATAAAGTGAGTATGTATAAAGATCTGTGgttaaaaccaacaaacaaatgtAATATGGGCTTTGGTGAGCTGCATGGTAACACTATTATGATGAAATTGAAAATCTGTGAGTTTTAcataacatatttttatatttatatttgatttgtatatgatatatatatttgaagagGTTGATATTATTACTACCTGTGTAAGTCAAAACAGCTTGATAAGGAAGCACAAACTACAACTTAACCAAAGGTTTGAAGCCTGGACAGAATTTATATTTCAAAACTGACATTAATAAATATGACTCAAACATGAATAAACAAAaccaatgtaaaaaaataataataataataactgggTGGTAAAATGGTacacaaatgtaaatgctgtcTGACGTATGTAACGTAGACTACAGtgtaataatgtataataaatacatagatGAGACACTGATTAAGGATTCGAAACAAATATCCCAGCAGCATATGAAACAGACGCTGTCCATCAAACTTCCGCACTGatcgatcactggattaggaaaatCTACCTTGTAACAACAcgcattgtccattttatcagctacaattacagactgtagtccacatgtttattatttttatgcccATTTCACTCTGCTTTTCACTGTGTTCaccagtgtgtttgtggactgaATGTTGtacagtgttgattgtaaagtgtccttgaaAGGTGCTGTATAAGTGTAACATTAAATGGTTAGGatccccacaggacccccacagagcagatgtgatgtggtggtggatcattctcaatgctgcagtgacactgacgtggtggtggtgtggatcagacacagcagtgctgctcgagttttaaagtttgtgtccactcactgaccactctgTCAGGcgcacctacctcattggtccaccttgtagaagtCAGAGACCGGTGCTGATTTGTtcctgcacagtgtgtgtcaatAGTCCTCTAGCCCTTCT from Hoplias malabaricus isolate fHopMal1 chromosome 5, fHopMal1.hap1, whole genome shotgun sequence encodes:
- the lmod1b gene encoding leiomodin-1; its protein translation is MSRRKVRGLTRTGRQVSEDPDLDNLLSNLSPEEMEELQKEVSTVPDPDPSEIIIVDQTDLKQGTAKRKESSLSSRDDETTARLQRNLSTEGEHRRESRKQEYLRKMGLSQEKNDPRTDTRDRGLQRQTSVSTPSVPCMQEKKRDSMTTRPSEESQYIRAGQFRREEQSTNKTEVKEIEMNNDCKLKERRDTKEGSSKTKELISKLQERKEDTKEKDRREESRKKESVDGKMKNLISKLQEKEDRKEQERREEVRKREESKKKGIFGKLEEKQNQVAESKSNERRKGEKGEKEKINKQPEFVKSSENDKESAEKDVRKDTEITNKEKEKERKGKELLNAYEELKTSSVDKEKKEAKRQNEVPEPTEEAGNCVAETNVKMKSKEEEDDEESASMFAEDLEKVRRNDPGMSEINVNNSEVIKVKTLIQFAEALKNNTQIKTFALANCRADDHVAFAIAETLRNNKSITSINLDSNLLTSKGIMALIQALQHNSTLTELRFHNQRHICGGKTEMEMTKILKENTTLLKLGYHFELAGPRMTMTNILSRNMDRQRQKRLQEQKQAQAQGNRDKKDSLEVPKPGFSKSSPRSSPKPSPTPSPVPSPKLTPRKGIVGSVPPPPPPGCLPPPPPPPPNLDGDFLKNSLTPVSKRKLEDKSRGRGSSLNSRDQLLASIRDANKKQLKKVALPKLLQ